The Dreissena polymorpha isolate Duluth1 chromosome 4, UMN_Dpol_1.0, whole genome shotgun sequence region AAACACGTCTTTGTGATAAGATTTCAACACGTTTGACGTTCAAGTCTAGCCTATTcggtttaaaattattagttttcttaaaataaataaatatatatatcatcaAACAATACAGTAAGAGAAAATTTCAAATTGTACATTATAAACAGTTTTGTACTTATGaagtacaaaatatattattatttgaaacgAAATTGACTATGCGCACATATTAAAtggattatatatacatgtggttGCGTCGCTTCATTAAAATGTCATGACAGACTCTGGCACTGGgtttaaacccaacatgtgcatttgctcagtcaggtcagaggcgatgctgttcgctataaaataactcaatatgttatggtcttattatgtatcacctgaccagactgagagatgcgcaggctgagtgggctatatatatgatgggcacATATGGAATTagacccactttcgcatgacgagggaCAGTAAAAATCTAATTgcaaattgtaaatggcacatttaagcacaatgcttttcgataaaaattgaattcaaaatagcaaacttgtaaataagggcagcctatccaggcgttcaggaacgatttccagacgtgctgactgagtacggcaaacattgtggttggataattaaacgactttcctcttatcgtgacactattttattttggtaattattgttttctcatcttgaaagcaaaactgaaattctgcgagatagattttaacgcgtaattttaactgggccacaatttgtgtcgtttgaacattcagagagtagtccggaattccttacactgaacagtgctacatcctttgcgctgagcacagacacattgatgtagccaaagttcagaggttttatctcacatcagcctatgaaatattcgaaaatattaatGCGTGTCtactggcgttatgtaaaagtcattaactTAAAGCTGAAAAGCTGAGTGAACagttacgccgaaaaagcgcattagagCTCTATACCTATAAttaggtaagagttgttgacaccTTGTGAACTACTAGGGTTACAAgttatgcataaacaacaatgtaagagtaaacagggctgtcttgatgactacctaattcgtgagtaaaaagtatttctcgcagatttattttttcatttattttcatcaatgatcttcttgtatattttgaatttgtgtatggtgtcaaaaatcaaaagttttataaagtgaattttcatcataaaattatattcttagtgagattgGTATTCGaaattccaacaatattcatttaatacgattgtgattgcaaattgtctttatatttagtTCTCACTACCATtgtcatcatactttctatgctttcagaacgtcctaAAAGgccatgttctttttattttgtcttatttatctctataaaataaataggatgataaaaagtgcacacaaagcttgACCCGTGCGTTTTGAAacactcttcataaatgtgaatggcatgtgttcatttcaaacttgcgattaattttgaaaaatgagttgcgtcttaaattttgctatagcgaacaacttcaattccttcagcgctttgatttatgaTATACGGTAGGTATACGTATGAGTTAcagcacaaataaaacaaaacattcaataatgGGCAATTGTCACATTCGAAAAAGTTAGAAAATAAGAGAAAAGATAAATTTATTTCCGATTTGAAACAATGTAcagcatttaaatgttttaatgtagAGTTAAATCTTGCAAAATAAATACTTTATCGCATATATTTTCCGTAGCATAAattcaaagaaaaacaaaaattacttcaaataaataatgatacgAATTGTGTGTCGAtgcatattaatataaaaaatcgtaAATGTAAAAAAGTGTCTGCAATATTTCGTATAACCCCATACACATGTGAGCAATAAGGATACTTGGGATACCTTTATCGGTATAGCATGCATATATTCCGTTTTACACTTTAGACAAAATAGCGCCTACATCGAGATACGCATTAGCAATTATTTAATCCTCAGTGCGTTAGACAATGTCAGATTTACACATCAAATTCATCATGCTGATTAAAAAGCTATCGACTAGGATTTTTTTCGTAGTTTAAGAATAGTTTTGCTAAACAATCGTTTCTGTATAATTTATATGTCGCTCGAAACATGTAAACTTAAGCATGCATCATTAAGGATTTAGGATAAACTATGACCACGATTATATTATCGGCTTTCATGCTCTGTACTGTTAAAACCAATTAACACTAGAAAGCATTTTTacattttgcattcatttaaTAAAGCGAATGGACATGTCCTAGTGTTCCATCATTGATTTTGTAGAATCAGTTTCGCCCGcaatatgtatttacatacaaTTCAAAAGCAATGTAAACAAGGTTAATATCTTGGAATTCTTAGTCACATGAGCCGAAAACCAAAGTTTTCGATTTCGTGGTTAAATGTAATGCCTTAAGGCCACTACCTAAGATATCAAAGATGGGCATGCTATTCAGGCATTAAATCGCTAGAAAATAACAAAACCATATTTGGCAAATTACATATGCGTACAAATCACTTATTGCGAATAATACTAGCTATGATCTACACGTTGTTTTGAATAGCTGAATGAGATACTGAATCAGcttaaatataaaaatcaattCTTGAAAACGTGGCTTTCATTATGCTAAGTATGTACAGATGGCAAAATCCAAATGTAATTATCTTACCGTCATAGAAGAATATCTATTGCCAGTATTGTGTCCACACTTTGAAAATTAAACTACCACATTTGTATTTCATAAGGTCTAATGGAACATGCATGTTCAATACGTTTTTATAATACTATTAATTGTTAACTTAGTTATACACATTTTTGTAAGCACACGACGGAATTTAAACGTCGCATGGAACGCAACTCATCTTATTAAGTGTCGTTTGTTTACCAGAAAGACactattatatttgtaaaaggaAATTACTCTAATAGGGTAAAATATTGTTCTCACTTCCGTATTTGATGTCTTTCAAACAAAAGttaaattcatttttatgtccAGTGAAATAGGAAATACAAGGTAGGCACTACATCCGTCCGCCCGCATTCTTATTGATGGCGTACACTTTCTGGGTTTGGACAGAATAGTCATATAATGTTCACCGACACAAtagaaaaattaaacaaaacaagcataCAGTCTGTTTATACCCGACGAGGTGACCATCCACAGtaattaatattaaatgataCCAAGTTGCTATTGGTGAACACATTCTTGTTTAAGAAGAAGCATCATAAGTATGAACTAGCATGTTAAATGAAACTTTGCtgtcattgatatatatatttcgtCAATACAAACGTATATAAGTTTACACAGgcatttattaattttgttttgcaaataaatactaTGTACATAATTTGTCCTATTTTGATAAAAAGTTATAATAATGCAGTACTCTAAAGCTTGAACAAAATGTAAGGAATGTTGtcaattagaaaaaaagatgTTCACGAAAGCGGTACGCTTACGCTACTTACACATTCAAGGGAGTGCGATTCATTGACGGTTGCCTAAGTGATAAAGACATCACCTCTGTATGACAATTTCAGCGTCTTTTTGCTGAAAACTCTTTGTGACATGCGAAGGGTTCCCTCGCGTGATTTCTATCATTTATTGATGTCCATCGCTTGATTTATATCAGTCATtgatgtattttgtatattttccGAAGATTTCTTAGCAGCCCAAATAAGATAAGCTTAAATAATAAGATTAAAATAAATCCAGACggaaataaatgatatttacagAAGAATTGTATTTTATTACTTACTTTGCAGCCAGTGTAGTTGAAACAGAAATGGCAAAACCATGGGCATTTTAGTATTCAGAGTAAATGCTGCCGATGTCATATATCATCATTGAAATGAGTTTTGTTTGAACATAGATCATATCGCCATCGCTATAGTATTTGTCATTTTGACAACAGTGCTAAATGACCCATGGATTCTGTTAACAAGACATTGTTCTTGCCTAGTGGAGTAACTAGCGACGatgttgaaaaacaaaactgtaaaaaATTAGAATGGCAAGACATACCCAAAGTTAATTAATTCCAACGTCCAAATTAAGTAAAAGTAACCCGATGTTGGTTGATATTGCTGTATTTAAAATAATCGAAAGAAGCGATGAAATGTAAAGCAATGATCGTGTAAAAGTGTTCGGGCAAGAAACTGGAATCAATCTGGCTAACATTGTCCGGACAGACAATCATATCAAATATTATATGCAACTTTCAATATCCGTACGAGCCCAAATTGATACTAATTCAACCAAGTAAAAATGCTAAAGTATTATTAAAGTGGGCATacacgatttgtatatgtgttgaattgtaatatattgataaaaacatgttacaataacacaaaataggcaagaaaaaaaaatacattgaagacgaatttcataaaatgcagcaaacacTAATCAGCGCCCCGTGCCGATTGTGACggagatatttcgtacatatttcctacaataaccgaagcattcgtctttttattatgaTCAGAGTAAGTGCTCATGTTTCGTAtggatagatatcgttgcaggaaattaaaatgatccttaaaactaaattgagattcacatcgtacatgcatgttatatatgctggcgaattcgactttaCAGGCATTTTCGAgttcagaattaaatattttttatataataaaatatgcttatttcgcatttttcgacacatgttcttcttaactgttattttaatttatattgaaatttatgtataataagtattttttacacattttataaattcataaatatttaacaaaatcgtgcatacccattTTAATCGGTGAAACATATCGCACATTTTAAACGTTACTTAGTGTGTTAAGAAATTGTATTTGACTATTTATCCTTAGCGTTTCCAAAAAGCCATGTCGACTCAGATCAAAATAATTTGCGTGACTCATTCAATTTAAAGCAACTGCATGTTTTGGCATAATCTTCACTTCGCACCATCAAGGAATGTTAAAGATGATTTGCAAACAAAGAAACattcatttttcaattttcttcagTTTAGTTGCAGTATCATAATAACGGTAATCAGTTTAAATTCAGCATGTTTATTAGCTGTTCTTATGAAAATTCAGAAACAGTAAAATAATCACGCACAATTTAGGAGTGTTTTCTCTCtcttaaacattaaataacacaCTTGGTGGCATGGCATTTACATAAACACAAATGTATTTAACATGTCATGAAACATTGCTGCAATGAAAAAGATGCAATAGAAcggtattaaaaaataaaataagtattacaTTCAGAAAAAGAAACATTAATCCATTAATGACCACATTATTCTATTTGCAATTATATTAGAAACTGTAAGGAACTATATAATAATGCTATTAAACTACTTTATACTGATATTTACTATTGGAATATTTTTGCTTTATGCAATTTTAGTCATGCACCAAATTTGGGACGCCAGACACATACGATatcaatattcatatatattccaTCGTTTAGTTATGACAACATTTACTTCAAAATATGCATGACTGTATGTTTTTCTGCATGTTTATGACAATTCAATAATCACCTGTCTATGAATTGTGGAATATATATTTCCACTTATCACTGGCGAAGAAATGCTATGAAATATCTGTCATGGAGTCCAACATTACACTTCACGCAGATCAGGGTTGACTTTCCGCCACAAAAGGCACACTTTCTCTGCGTATTATTTGGCGCAATGTAGTGGTCGCGCCTTTCTTACCTGACAGCAGCCGGTACTCTGCAATTAATGTGCATTACCCTCCCAACCGGACGTCCACGCAAAGCTCGTTGGGAATACCGCATAAAATAAACTTTGCATATTTCCCGCCTGAAATCAAGAAGATCCATGAGTTGGTTATGATACTTGGCGATTAACCTGTACAGGATTCATGCATTTTGCACAACCATGTTCTTCTTGCCCTTCTATGAAAGTTGGGCATCCTTTGCTCATTCTGGTTTTGTTGCACAGGGATCTGAACGTCATAGTAAATAGTGGTGTCCGATGCATCGGACACAAAGTCTACATCACTACCCGCATCCTGCGATGTGTTCGAATGGTTAGTGTCTGTGATGTTTGAGACTGATCCGGTGGCACTTCGCACAGAAACAGTCATATCAGCACGAAGTTGGTTCCGTGTCAATTTGTTTATATTGCCTCCGAGGTCTTTATGCCCGCTATCCTCATCACTTTTTGTAGCATCTTCTGCTCCAGTCATGAACACATCAGCTTCTTGAAAGTATGTATCATCTTCAAGAAGATGCAACACATCATTTAGAGTGAACctgttaacataaatttatataaatgtagttgtaaaatattattatttggtaTTTTCACAGACCATTCTACATCTCAATTTTTACACATATGTGATTGGCGTCCCAAATTTGGGACGCAATATTGATTAGTAAAAGTCAATGGAAAATaagtaaatacttatatttcCATTAGTGTACATTATAAAAATCACATATCTCAATATTATAAATCTATAATTTTgactttattacaaaaaatgtataattgaGCATAAATCAATACATACCTTTTTTCAGCCATTGTCAGTCCAAGAAAAATTTGCCCCTTGTCGTTAAATGCAGCCTCATGAATGCATGAAATTTCTGTCTGTTTCATCTCAAATTGGTGTTATCTGATACAAAGGACTGATAGCAAAGACACACAACAGATATAACTGTATATTTGTCACTGAGATAATTAACACTGATCAGATTTTCTAGGTGTCCCAAATATAGGATGCTGGTcattaatgggttaattaaaaatacttcaaaatgtCCGATATTGAAAACCGTCGAAGATTCCGTTTTATGCTACATTCTAATCGTATTAGTAGAACCATTGGTTCATTTTGGACAATGATGTGCATAAAATACCATGTCATATCCCGAACAGATCTGTGTGTACATGTATACGAAACGTTTTTTGTTCATGCTCTGAGAAGTAAGGGCCTCTATTTGAGCCATTAAAGAGATATATGTGTAAGTAATGTGTTAGTTGAAAAACAACTAACAAGAATGAGAGCATTTAATTAACCGCCACCTTGTTAATTGCAATCTATCATCTCATTTGCGAGCCTGTTATTATTTAGACAACATGCTCCAACCCATTAAGTTAACATTCTCGCAATATTGTTATGTATTAAGTTAGATAGCTTCCAAGTTTAGATGCCTATTATTCACGCCATAGAAGGTTGTTATTTCCTTCTCTGACAAATACTTGGGCCTATGCAATTTGCAAACAATTTCGAGTCAGGTTTACCACATGCTATGCAATCAACGTTAGTATGTACTTTTTAAAGTGTCTCCAGTCAAACGTAGATGAAAACGAGCAAACACGCAATATGTACAGACGACTGTATTATTTAGAATGTAATAAGcttgtaaaaaatgttatatGCATCGTGTTAACATTCTTTATTCTACGATCGCTATGTTAAATATAGATAACGGTAGTCACTAGTGCAGTGATATGTAATGCATTCGACAAGAACGGATCGTGCGATGCGTGCTCAATGGATTGTATTGAAAGGCATCAGAACAATTGAAAGGCAAAATTCAatcatttgaaataataaaatgttggaATTTACATGTGTAAGTTGCAAACAACGTTCTGTGGACTATAAGTTTCCATTATACTTCTACTTTAGGATAAGCGACCGACGTTAAATCTAAGAAAATTCTTCTGGGTCTGGTTCACATCTCTTTCATGTTACATTATTGTTCATTATATTTCACGTGTCTTATTAGGCAGTAAATCCCATTCGTTCTCGAATTATCATCGATGTTTTAACATCAAAATGTCATGGATACTTCATTATATTCTCGAACATTAACGTATACTTGCACGCGTAAGTTACATATAGCTCCGGATATTTTTAAACTCTTGTTTTATGTTGTCAAAAAGTGCTTATGTAAATATAAGCACAGCTAGTGTATTGGAGAAAAGGCAAGTATTAAAGGCAATCGCTtattcatgcatacatttttcaGACTATAACTGTTAAAAAGGTACCTTATAAATGAAATGACGATTATGATAGGCGTCGGGAAAAACAACGTACTTCAGACCAGAACAAAATAACATGACAAGGGATGTTGTGTATACAAAACTCGGTTATGTCAAGTTAAAACGGTGTGCGTATGATACGGACGCACAGACAAAGCGAATACTACGCACTAATTCTTTTGGCAGCACACAGTGGTGTTCGATCGTTGTCATGGCATATTGTGTACCATCAGTGAGCTTGATAAAAGGAACGATTTACTCACTCGGATACAAATTACATTATACTTATTAAGGGCTTAAGATTTACGAGATTACCCATTCATCCATAAGGATGCAATCCATTTCTAGGGACAGAAATAATAAAGCTGCAATATACCGTTTTTTAACGCAAACTTAACATGTCTCCTTCGCATTCATTTTGTGCATGTCGTCGGGGAACAATTGAAAATCCCTCTGTAAATGGtttaattatattcatgtttaaagtggaaaaaaaacgagaaaaaaaacctTGGTGTCGAAACCCAACATAAACCGGAACAATGTAAAGAACTAATATACATAAAAAACCATTGTTCCATTTCCATTTGTAATGTCCATTATTGGCCAAAATTATTACCATGAAACTGCCTTCATTGTTCGTATTCTCACCTCTATTTGCTTCTTCTTCCGTGTGAGGTCAATCTCGCCGTCCCCCTTAATACAGTAAGCGAGGCCGTGCGGGTATGCCGTGATCGTACAGTCTATTAAAGGCCCGAGAACTTTCAGATGCGCTTGTTAGGAAATGTCCGTTCGTTATGTTTTTATGGTATAACATTGTGCTAAAGTATAAAAAGGTTACAAAGCAATATATAGAAACGTATTAGGTTAATGAAATGTCCAATGATTTCATGTCGTTATACTTTTTTATCATAGAGCATATTTGTTGCATTATTGGTACGAAACCCGTTATTATACTCACATTCCACGCATTGCCTTATCTTTATTGACAGACGATATTTTAGTATCCTATAAAATCCTGTTTTATTACTTATATTCAAGGAATACTTGTTGACTATATTTGATATGCAACGCTATTGCTCTACTACTCACGTTTCACGGATACTTTTACAATTGTCGCTAGGAAACCCTGTTGCGATAATCACGTTCTAGGAATACCTTAATCTACTGTTGCCATGAAATCAATTTGTCATACTCCCATTCCACGAATATCTAGCTTTACTTTGATATGAAATCCCGTTGATATTTCATGAATGCCTTGATCTACCGTTGATATCAAACCATATTGTGATACTCCCATAATTCCACGAATAGCTTGATATGCTGTTGATATAAAACTTCGTTTCAATACTCACATTCCATGAAAACTTTGTCAGAGTGACGGCATTGTCAGCGTTGCTGTCGGTAACGCGATTGTCAGAGCCCTCACAGTAGCGCAATACCTTATGGATGATCAGAACTACGCCTGAGTTCGGATACCTACAAGCACGAGTAACACGGGCATGAAGGGACTCTCGAATAGGCGGGTTTGGATGGGCGCACATGATATATGTTACCATGCGCCACATGCTTGTACGTATGTACGACATTGCTTTGTTTTTTACATGTGTTATTTTACTCAGTTGAAAGTCTCTGTAATAATGTTTATAACTTTTCTGTTACATACTCGAGCGAAAAGCTGCATAACCAATCAATTGAAATAGGCATGGTGTTAAACGAGTGGTAAATATAATGACATGACCGCGTGATTGTTTTTGTGTTGCATATTCTCTACCTTTATTGTAAAACGTGGTAATGAACGTAATCGAACTttgaaaacaatacaattttgttatttaacacGCAcctgaaagttaaatttaaatgttcAACACTATTTCTAAACTTACCTTATATATTACAGTTAATGCATTGTTAGTTGACAATCCATAAAATGGTGATAAACGTATCTTACATATGTGGCACTTGGTAAAAAGAATGTATTGTATATAAATCACCACGTGCATATGGTAAAATATGATAGCAACACTTAAAAACAGAGATATAACGGTCTTAGTTTTGACATGTCAaacttttgttataaataaatcatcttacataaattttaatacaaagaGATAACTTTTGGAAAACAAAAACTCATTAAGCATCACATCACTTATAAACATGGTTTGGATTACAGCAAAAGTAACCTATGCTTTCTTACAAAATGATCGGGCATGCGAATTGGGGTTATATATTCATTAAACTTAAGATACCGAGGAATCAAAAGAAAATAGGAAGGGTAAAGTAATTCAATTgacattgttaaaaaatatatcaaaaatgCATGAACCAAATAAGACAAATTAAATcgatatattaaaacaaataaaatagtatGTCTATTATTTAATGTAGGCAAACAGATTATGATTGAGGTGGTACTGGTGTAAAATAGTTTGTGTCGCAAACACAAACTTCTCAATTATACATGTCTAACATTAAATACTTAAGTTTAACTTATCTAACATATATATTGCACGTTTACAATCAATAACAACGAGACTATATATATTAATTCGACGATAAGAAATAGCTGCTTTAAATCAAACACAAGctgtatattaaattttaaaagccttattttttctgtacagtccGTTTCACTTtgcgcttttatggaatatttattttatttcttataaacgAAAACctgtttcggcggaaagtgtcgtccttgattagccttagCGAAAGATTCAAGCAAATATAGAACGACATTATACGCAAATGTATCAAGACCGGATTTCCTTGAGCGCGGTTCGGGTATTTTGCAATTCCACTTACCAAACTTTTAGCGCAAACCGCATTCGTAAAATCGTGACCGTTTACATCAATCATCTAACAACTCTTTTGTAAAAGGAGCTTACGGGATGacgaaaataaattttaaacaaaacgaaGAAATCAATATATTGAAACTTTCATTACAATTCTTACTTTGTTACAAAAAAATACCCACATTTAGGTATAAAATATAAGGTATACGCTAGAGATcggttaaaatttaaatattgtaaaaaaaaaacaacgtctcTTAAACTGAGAATCGTCAAACTGGCTTCTAGTATAAATGAAATTAATAGTAGTCCCCGTAATGTAATACAATATAACATCCATCCCGAATACTGCGCATGTCAAATTTAATCGGCAAAATAATTGTCTGAAAGAGTGATCCAGCATTTTAAAGCATCTCACAACAAGTTTTTCACACGCTAAGCTATTTGCACTACAAATGCCTATCCATACGAACAGACAGCGAGCTAANNNNNNNNNNNNNNNNNNNNNNNNNNNNNNNNNNNNNNNNNNNNNNNNNNNNNNNNNNNNNNNNNNNNNNNNNNNNNNNNNNNNNNNNNNNNNNNNNNNNgttcttgatatttaaatatctatactatggtactctaaccaagacaaacttccctatggggtttgctgttgatacacatatttgtgtcaacttgaatgaaagattgttgtggccaaaaattcacatgttggtaaaaagcaaaatttgtattttggtgtgcttatagatttttttttagtttgggACATGAAATGTGCTTGCGAATGAGATTTGAAATGGATAATTtgcattatatggtcaaaaatATCAAAAGTAAGCCTAAATAGAAATATGCTGACAAATTAGTGCATATGTTTTCTGTCACATAAAGTATCATATTAAAAGTAAATTCTGGTCAGAATTGTTCAACTTATGATTTGAGATGAAATATTCCATCACGGTGTTAGCAGCACATggtaacaagtaaatactgagtGTTAATCATTGTAGAAATCAACTTAGTATGGCAGAGTTTGATGTGtacaaataacctacagtcaaaaaggtctgatgcagataaaaacaaacaacacatatcAATGTTAAACTGACTGACTTTGTATAAATCAGAAGTTTCACAAAAATCTGAAATGaagtacacattttgtttacagtgtttcacttttgaaacaaaaaataccaagaTGATCTATCATGTTTTAactttctttgtttacatatgggattgttgacatttaaaaaaatccacgGTTTGTCcatcacaaaacaaaaaaaacatgttcgtGGTACTTATATGTCATATTATCCATGTTTGACAGAATTCGtcgtttcttgaactctcaatccaagaaagaaagctGAAAtgctcacatacatgtatcgatactgtacatgaaccaacacccatttttcggaaggttcggatgaaactcatatctttgaacgttgtatttttccaaaaagcaaagtaaactacaaactttttgtcaagcaggaagtaaaactatcttttctagaactaatgacaccgcatattgcgcaaattcggcttgttgataaaaatactcgtcgatgaaaacataaaacactttgtttacatacaattggggcttttgtcgactttgtgaaatttcatgtgtTGGGGAAGGGACATGCATCTCGAGTtttttatgctgttgagttgataacggcatactataaaagggcgaattgatcgtgtagaatcatttcgatttttgaaactgaacgaaCAACGCGCATAAGAGtaacagaaaagcttgcgagcaatggatgtcaagtgtggagaaaagtggcagtttccaggcatggttagagaggcagataagcatcgtgagaatgagtcgtcagctggaaacaacaaagcagcttgtaacagatggattaagggcatgggcgaaatgctgccaactgtatatgacactacgttagtgattgtgtgtcataggtgcaaaaactttttttcgatggtgaacttttgccgtagatgcgaggccctcagctgtgtgtcatgtacgcggatcgacgatcgctgcgaatggtgtggcgaaattcagggttacggccaaaacagaggagtgaggcttttgcatctgtgatggactgatcgagtggactatgtgggctgatctagtggactatgtaaactgttttgtacgttgttgttgcgaaagattaaatgtttgaaatattgattgttgcagaataaaatcgtttgaaactacatatacatagttgtttgtatttgctttgattagagttggataatatagtttgagaaaacatacgacactgggttatatcaataactaacgcaatagcgaaatcaaacattcgtgcacacaatagtacttgttttcaactctgcgtttggtagttgcatgaataagtatatgtactacaagaataagaacaaatcGAATTGAAcggtcatgatatttatttacaacacgatcatacgaaacatactcatgtgtctatcaatagtcttgtcctggacccaccattcgcaaaaactggcaattcggtgaatgtttatggtgttccaagaaagCATCGTCTGtggatttccaatgatacaacacaatgccacaacgaaaacatttgcaacgatcgtgttgtcccaagtagtacaacccgcacgaagcaagctggtatttgtttggctGTATTTGGGGCGACCAATGCTCAAAAgttttcagtctatcgatatagttgttcataaacatacttgtttcattcgtgca contains the following coding sequences:
- the LOC127880000 gene encoding uncharacterized protein LOC127880000, which codes for MKQTEISCIHEAAFNDKGQIFLGLTMAEKRFTLNDVLHLLEDDTYFQEADVFMTGAEDATKSDEDSGHKDLGGNINKLTRNQLRADMTVSVRSATGSVSNITDTNHSNTSQDAGSDVDFVSDASDTTIYYDVQIPVQQNQNEQRMPNFHRRARRTWLCKMHESCTG